In Tenuifilum sp. 4138str, a single genomic region encodes these proteins:
- a CDS encoding acyl-CoA carboxylase subunit beta — protein MPLKNKIEELKKRKEEVLQGGGEQAVAKQVAMGKLTARERIIALLDEDSFNEYDMFVEHDARDFGMDGKVLHGDGVIIGTGTIFGAPVAIYAQDFTVAGGSLGSMHARKITKIMDYALRMRIPLIGINDSGGARIQEGVNSLAGYGEIFWRNTLSSGIIPQISVILGPCAGGAVYSPALTDFVFVVDKISKMFITGPEVIKSVLGEEISQEDLGGAKVHAQITGNAHFYAESEYECFEQIKKLITYIPWNNTRKARRFEPKEPKVNFNIEDIVPGDPKEPYDVRDVIRAIADDSDFFEIQEKWAANIVIGFGRLNGETVGFVANQPLVMAGVLDVDSSDKAARFVRYCDAFNIPLVTLVDLPGYLPGIDQEHAGVIRHGAKLLYAYSEATVPKMTVILRKAYGGGYIAMSSRHLRADFVFAWPSAEIAVMGPEGAANIIFRKEISEAPDPEAMRRQKVEEYKEKFANPYVAAAKGYIDTVIEPAETRKLLLHALEVSSTKVADRPFKKHGIPPF, from the coding sequence ATGCCTTTAAAAAACAAAATTGAAGAGCTAAAAAAACGCAAAGAGGAGGTTCTGCAGGGTGGTGGCGAACAGGCCGTTGCCAAGCAGGTTGCTATGGGTAAGCTCACTGCCCGTGAGCGTATTATTGCCCTCCTCGACGAGGACTCGTTCAACGAGTACGACATGTTCGTGGAGCACGATGCCCGCGACTTTGGGATGGATGGTAAGGTTCTACATGGCGATGGTGTTATTATTGGTACCGGAACCATTTTTGGTGCTCCTGTGGCTATTTACGCTCAGGACTTTACCGTTGCCGGTGGTTCACTGGGTTCAATGCACGCCCGTAAGATTACCAAAATCATGGATTACGCACTCCGCATGCGTATCCCCCTAATCGGTATCAACGACTCAGGTGGTGCCCGTATTCAGGAAGGGGTTAACTCGCTTGCCGGTTACGGCGAAATATTCTGGCGAAATACCCTCTCAAGCGGTATTATTCCGCAAATATCAGTAATCCTTGGCCCTTGCGCCGGTGGTGCAGTTTACTCCCCTGCCCTAACCGACTTTGTGTTTGTGGTCGATAAAATCTCAAAGATGTTCATCACTGGCCCCGAGGTTATTAAATCGGTTCTGGGCGAGGAAATCTCCCAGGAAGACCTTGGTGGCGCAAAAGTTCATGCCCAAATTACTGGCAACGCCCATTTCTACGCTGAGAGCGAGTACGAGTGCTTTGAGCAGATTAAAAAGCTTATCACCTACATTCCTTGGAACAATACCCGCAAGGCTCGCAGGTTTGAGCCCAAAGAACCAAAGGTAAACTTCAATATCGAGGATATTGTACCAGGCGATCCAAAGGAGCCCTACGATGTACGTGATGTTATCCGTGCCATTGCCGACGATTCCGATTTCTTCGAAATCCAGGAGAAGTGGGCTGCCAATATTGTTATTGGCTTTGGCCGACTGAATGGCGAAACCGTTGGCTTTGTGGCTAACCAGCCACTAGTTATGGCCGGTGTACTCGACGTTGACAGCTCCGACAAGGCTGCACGCTTTGTTCGCTACTGCGATGCATTCAACATTCCGCTGGTTACCCTGGTTGACCTACCCGGTTACCTACCCGGTATCGATCAGGAGCATGCAGGCGTTATACGCCACGGAGCCAAGCTGCTTTACGCTTACAGCGAGGCAACCGTACCCAAAATGACTGTAATTCTGCGTAAAGCCTATGGTGGAGGCTATATAGCCATGAGTTCCCGCCACCTACGTGCCGATTTTGTATTTGCATGGCCAAGCGCCGAGATTGCCGTTATGGGCCCCGAGGGTGCCGCCAACATCATCTTCCGCAAGGAGATTTCCGAAGCTCCCGATCCGGAAGCTATGCGTCGCCAAAAAGTTGAAGAGTACAAGGAAAAGTTTGCTAACCCATACGTAGCCGCAGCCAAAGGCTATATCGATACCGTGATTGAACCGGCCGAAACCCGGAAGCTGCTGCTGCACGCCCTTGAGGTTTCCAGCACTAAGGTTGCCGACCGCCCCTTCAAGAAACATGGTATTCCTCCATTTTAG
- a CDS encoding biotin/lipoyl-containing protein yields the protein MIHPKLDDKNVTAFIPGTIIDVKVKKGQEVKQGDVLVILDAMKMHNRLIAPSAGKVKEVKVKPGDRVSKGALLVSIE from the coding sequence ATGATACATCCAAAACTCGACGATAAAAATGTAACGGCCTTTATACCCGGAACCATTATTGATGTTAAGGTTAAAAAGGGTCAGGAGGTTAAGCAAGGCGATGTGCTGGTGATACTTGACGCCATGAAGATGCACAACCGCCTGATAGCCCCCTCGGCCGGGAAAGTGAAAGAGGTTAAGGTAAAACCCGGCGACAGGGTAAGCAAAGGCGCCCTGCTGGTAAGCATTGAGTAA
- a CDS encoding type I restriction endonuclease subunit R produces MTFNEDSRVKIPAIVHLTRLGFTYVPKSGITNLHADTNIFKDLFKQGLSKINRTEYSDSEIDSFISELSIKLDNSDLGRAFYKSLLGDFACKLIDLENFDNNLFHVVTELTYKNDEEEFRPDITLLINGIPLAFIEVKKPNNREGILAERSRINTRFKNPKFKKFMNITQLLVFSNNQEYDEENITPIQGAFYATPDPEQVNFNCFREEDNSLIHNVPQEDSEIEKQILLDNNIVSILGTKEYETAKGPNSPTNRILTSLFSRQRLKILLRYGFAYVNTVNNGITKIEKHIMRYPQLFATLAIEKKLIAGVKKGIIWHTQGSGKTALAYYNVNYLKDYYQKQNVIAKFYFVVDRLDLATQAKNEFEARGLKVEMVSSKEDFIKNIKTAGATSGNTGAQTITVVNIQKFSAESISKVSDYDLNIQRIYFLDEVHRSYNPKGSFLSNLISSDRNAVLIGLTGTPIISKEYKSKDIFGDYIHKYFYNQSIADGYTLKLIREAIETKFKAEINQVYDEIVKQGEFTKSQIFAHPKFVEPLVDYIITDFKKSRVLHNDQSIGGMIVCDTSDQAKMIFTEIQKYNKRLEAQQTVYHEPQTDYYIAAESGVGYLTPELAPISIALILHDIDTKEIRKEHQTDFKQGKIDLLVVYNMLLTGFDAKRLKKLYLTRVVKEHNLLQTLTRVNRPYKNFKYGYVVDFADIRKEFDKTNKEYFKELQEELGDETKNYSNLFKSAEEIDKEIQEIKEKLFLYDFSNIEEFQQIVSQITDKKEIIELKKCLENLKSLYNIIKIMGYTELLDKFSFDRVNKLYNEVANRIDILNLKENLENAADNTNLLNLALENMQFTFRKIATHELQIADKFRSELERTRKELERNFDKKDPKFISLFEELKRLFKKKNIEELTSEEMDEAINDLKKIYEQANALNNKDAMLAAKYENDIKFARIHKRIKEQNMNVLNSDLALHETLIFIKHETDKTVVNNQAILNNPDYFAEITKRTILETLENKGIRDLNVVRFFNNAVVNEYFYQRAI; encoded by the coding sequence ATGACCTTTAATGAAGATTCAAGAGTAAAAATTCCTGCTATCGTGCATTTGACACGATTGGGATTTACTTATGTTCCAAAGTCTGGCATTACAAATCTTCATGCAGACACAAATATATTCAAAGACCTGTTTAAACAAGGACTTTCAAAGATTAACCGGACCGAATATTCGGACAGTGAAATTGACTCTTTCATTTCTGAACTCAGTATTAAACTGGATAATTCTGACCTTGGAAGGGCGTTTTACAAAAGCTTGCTGGGTGACTTTGCTTGCAAACTGATTGACTTAGAGAATTTCGACAACAATCTTTTTCATGTTGTAACCGAACTGACTTACAAAAATGACGAAGAAGAATTCAGGCCTGACATTACTTTGCTCATTAATGGAATACCTTTGGCTTTCATTGAAGTAAAGAAACCGAATAACCGAGAAGGAATTTTAGCAGAACGAAGCCGAATCAATACCCGATTCAAAAATCCGAAATTCAAAAAGTTCATGAACATTACTCAATTGTTGGTTTTCTCCAACAATCAGGAGTATGATGAGGAAAACATCACACCCATTCAGGGAGCATTTTACGCAACACCCGACCCTGAACAGGTAAATTTCAACTGTTTCAGAGAAGAAGACAATTCATTAATTCATAATGTTCCGCAAGAGGACAGCGAAATAGAGAAACAAATACTGCTCGACAATAACATTGTTTCCATTCTTGGAACTAAGGAGTATGAAACGGCAAAAGGTCCAAACTCTCCTACTAACCGTATCTTAACATCACTATTCAGCAGACAACGTTTAAAAATATTGCTTCGTTATGGCTTTGCTTATGTGAACACCGTTAACAATGGAATAACAAAGATTGAAAAGCACATCATGCGGTATCCGCAGTTGTTTGCAACTTTAGCTATTGAGAAAAAATTAATAGCAGGAGTAAAAAAAGGAATCATATGGCATACACAAGGAAGCGGCAAAACAGCTTTGGCATACTATAATGTAAATTACCTGAAAGACTATTATCAAAAGCAAAATGTAATAGCCAAGTTCTATTTTGTGGTCGACCGTTTGGACTTAGCTACACAAGCCAAAAACGAATTTGAAGCAAGGGGGTTGAAAGTCGAAATGGTCAGTTCTAAAGAGGACTTCATAAAAAACATTAAAACTGCAGGAGCAACCTCAGGAAACACAGGTGCACAAACCATAACCGTTGTAAACATTCAAAAGTTTTCTGCTGAATCCATCTCAAAAGTTTCTGATTACGATTTGAACATTCAACGAATTTATTTTTTAGATGAAGTTCACAGAAGTTATAATCCAAAGGGTTCTTTTCTTTCAAACCTAATTTCTTCCGACCGTAATGCTGTTTTAATAGGTTTAACCGGTACTCCTATCATTTCCAAAGAATATAAAAGCAAGGATATTTTTGGGGATTATATTCATAAATACTTTTACAATCAATCCATTGCGGATGGCTATACGCTGAAACTTATAAGGGAAGCCATTGAAACCAAATTCAAAGCTGAAATCAATCAGGTGTATGATGAAATTGTGAAGCAAGGCGAGTTCACCAAAAGCCAAATTTTTGCTCATCCCAAATTTGTTGAGCCATTGGTTGATTACATCATTACTGACTTCAAAAAAAGCAGAGTGTTGCACAACGACCAAAGTATTGGGGGAATGATTGTTTGCGACACTTCTGACCAGGCGAAAATGATTTTTACTGAAATTCAGAAATACAATAAACGACTGGAAGCCCAACAGACTGTATACCATGAACCACAAACTGATTACTACATCGCAGCTGAATCGGGAGTGGGCTATCTAACACCTGAGTTGGCTCCAATTTCAATTGCTTTAATACTGCATGATATAGACACCAAAGAAATCCGCAAGGAACATCAAACCGATTTCAAACAAGGAAAAATTGATTTGTTGGTGGTTTACAATATGCTACTTACCGGTTTTGATGCCAAACGACTGAAAAAATTGTATCTGACCCGCGTTGTGAAAGAACACAATCTTTTACAGACCCTAACAAGGGTAAACCGACCTTATAAGAATTTTAAATACGGCTATGTGGTTGACTTTGCCGACATTCGCAAAGAATTTGATAAAACCAACAAGGAGTATTTCAAAGAATTACAGGAAGAATTGGGCGATGAAACTAAGAACTACTCCAACCTTTTCAAATCTGCCGAAGAAATAGACAAGGAAATTCAGGAAATCAAAGAAAAGCTATTTCTTTATGACTTTTCTAATATAGAAGAATTTCAACAAATTGTAAGCCAGATAACTGACAAAAAGGAAATTATCGAACTGAAAAAGTGTTTGGAGAACTTAAAAAGCTTATACAACATCATCAAAATAATGGGTTACACTGAACTGTTAGACAAATTCTCATTTGACAGGGTGAACAAGTTGTATAATGAAGTGGCAAACCGTATTGATATCCTTAACCTGAAAGAGAATTTAGAAAACGCAGCGGACAATACAAATCTTTTGAATTTAGCACTTGAAAACATGCAGTTTACATTCAGGAAAATTGCTACGCATGAATTGCAAATTGCCGATAAATTCAGAAGCGAACTGGAAAGAACAAGAAAAGAACTAGAGAGAAATTTTGATAAAAAAGACCCGAAATTTATATCTCTTTTTGAAGAGCTAAAAAGGCTTTTCAAGAAAAAGAACATTGAAGAATTAACATCTGAGGAGATGGATGAGGCTATCAATGATTTGAAAAAGATTTACGAACAAGCCAATGCGCTTAACAATAAAGATGCAATGCTGGCCGCCAAATATGAGAACGACATCAAATTTGCCCGCATTCACAAACGCATCAAGGAACAAAACATGAATGTACTGAACAGCGATTTAGCATTACATGAAACTTTGATTTTCATTAAACATGAAACCGACAAAACAGTAGTAAACAATCAGGCAATACTTAACAACCCAGATTATTTTGCCGAAATTACTAAACGTACCATTCTGGAAACATTGGAAAATAAAGGCATCC